From the genome of Fulvia fulva chromosome 12, complete sequence:
ACAGCTGCATATCGTCATCCTCATCCTGGTAGCTACTGCTTCCCAAGCCTCCTCCCTCCTCTTCCATCTCCTCTCTTCTCGCTTCCTCCCTCGACTTGTTGATCTTCCTTAACCCATCGATCACACCACCCACAAACCCTCTGACCTCTGCAATCTCCATCCCTCCTACTCCGTTGATTTTCAGTGAGCCACTGGCATCCAGCACCTTGTAACCCTTCCGTAGCTTGCTCATTCTGACTTCTCGCAAGTCTCGCACCAATCTCCGTACTGCGTCCGGATCATCGAAGTCGTCGCTCGCGTGTGATAGAAGAAGATGTGATAGTTCGAGCCAATGGTATGGTAGTGCATCGGCTGGTGCTCGTGCTGTGGAGGAGTCTCGTGTGAATGGTGCGCTGATCTCGAGGGAGGACTGTGCCAGGTATGGATCGCTAGGCATTGCGACACCAGTGGCTTCGCTCATCGTTGGTCCAGGCGCGAGACTGCCAGCCAAGATGTCGCTGGTCTCGAGCTCCAGCATGTTGGTGAGTGCGTCGACACTCAGCCTACCAACAGTTAGCGCGTCGTGCATCGCATGTCTCGCGCAGAACACCATAGTCTGAGCCACCGGTCGAGGTCTGATACCCTCAAATCAGCAACGTACCATGACGGAGGGCTAATGTTGGCTCGGTTCTGGCGTTTGAGTAGCAGTGCCAGCCATAGTGGCAATTGTGCCGGGAAGGGTGGATTGAGGCGTTCTGTCGGTCCCTGTGAGATCTCAGTAGGTAGCTCAATGTCTGCGGCACGCAATCGGGCTTACGCTGCAGCACTTACTCCAAGCAGTTCGAGAGATTCGAGTCTCTGCCGCGGGGTTATTGTCACTAGCTCCATTTCACATAAAAAGCCGACCTCGTTAGGCGTGAGCCCCGGTGGCAGAGGTAGTGCCATCCTGAGTGGTGTTGCATTGCAGTATGCAGTACAAGAAATGTGTTTAAAGTGGAAGCAGCAACTGGAAGACGCGATCTCGCGTGTCTAGCGCGATTCAATGAGAGCCGATCAATCAGCGGACTAAAGTTTATCCGAAAGGCAAGCAATGCACGACGCGCCTCTCTCTACAATATCGCACACGTGGACGGTGCTCGAAGCACCCTGCGCAGGTTATGCTCGCCATTCATTGGAGAGCGCGCCGGACCTCTTTTGTCAAGAGCCCTCGGGGCATTGGTCAAATGCGGTGGCCACCTGTACAGGATCCGAGTGCTGCGGTGGAGCGGATGCAACGCTTCGACGACATTCATACTGTCTCAGGCGCTCGAAGCACTCTTCGTAGGCTATAATCGCTATTGCTTCTGGAGCGCAGCGGCCACCTTTTCTGCCAGGAGAGTTCGGCTGTAGTCGAACGAGATGGCCGTTAGCACAATAGTTGGTCAACCTCTTGACTGCTGCAAGAGCGATCGATAGTGTAGCGTTGCAACCGCACGAGAAGTAGAAGCACCATATGACGCCCTATCTCGAGCGCATTGATAGTGTCGAAGCTACCAGGCCTTGTCCGCGCTCGCTGTTTCTGTCGTTCTTCGAGATAGAGCAAATGTCAATGTACTACAGTTGTCACTGTTCGGTCCGAGCGACGCGTCTCGACTGACAAGGCTCTGCTGAGGAAGCGCGGAGGGCGGTGAGCAGTGTATGACAACAAGAGAGTAGTTGCGAGAGAGCACGAGAGCTCCTGCCTGATTGCTCTGCTGAGGCTGCCCTTGGGGGAAGGTGGAGTTGCTCGGCCACGACTTTTGGCACCAGCACTCGGGCCGCTTTACTTCACCCTTTCTCATCAACAACACCCCGACTCCCACACAGCCATTGCCATCATGGTTGGCCATCAGGCTACACACGGGAGTACACAGTCGACACAGTCATAACAACAAGCCCTCAACGACCATGGCCTCAGTCTGGGAAGTGGCTCTTGCCGCACCACTGAACACGTGGTTCGCTGCCGTCAACAAACATGTCACTGAGCCATATCTCGTAGGTCTCATGCATCAAGGTAGGTATCATGTCTCTCATACTTCTCGCAGGATGAAGTCTTCCATGTTCGTCAAGCACAGCACTACTGCCAAGGCCATTGGGATGTCTGGGACCCCAAGATTACCACTCCTCCCGGACTCTACTTCATCTCGTACCTGCTCTCTCCAATCATGGGTTGCAGCATTACAGCACTTCGAGCCGCCAATGTGATATGTCTGGTCGCCCTATGCATCATAATACGCGCAACATACGATGCCAGACGGAAGACGAACAACGAGTCCGGACCCATGAGCCAGATCTTGACTTACCACAGCTCGCTGAACATTGTCCTCTTCCCGCcaatcttcttcttctcggcACTATACTACACAGACATCGCCTCAACACTTTCCGTCATGGCCTCATACTGGTACTTCCTCATACAGCTGTCGAACAAGGAGACTACTTTCACAGGCACCATGATTCAGGTTGTCCTCGGCATCATCAGCCTGACTTTCAGGCAGACGAACATCTTCTGGGTCGCGGTCGGACCAGCAGCTCTTACTGCCATTGTTGAGCTGGATCGAGGTCATCGAGTTGTCAAGGACTCCATGTATCGGCGCACGCAGGGCTTCGGTGACACGACTTACAGTGTGGCGAAGACGAGCTGGAAGATGGACGTTATTTATGATCCGCCTGCGAAGGACGCTCGCATCGAGGGTGAGTCTTGCGCAGGATCTCTCACAGCCACAGCAGTACTGACTAACATACAGACTACCTGCGTACTACCGTGTCGATCGTTGTGTGCGCGGCGAAGGCAATGACACAACCGAAGCGCGTAGCACGGCTAGCAACAGCACTTGCACCATACATCACCCTCATGGTCCTCTTCGCCTCCTTCATACTCTGGAACGGCAGCGTCGTACTCGGAGACAAAAGCAACCACAACGCCACAATCCACATCGCGCAAATGCTCTACCTCTGGCCCTTCATCGCTTTCTTCGCCTGGCCACTGCTCCTACCCCACTTCATACTCCTCCCACTAATCTTTATCTCTCGTCTCGGCCAGCTGGCCCACGTGGAACCACTTCAAGTCTTTCGCCGCCGAGACTTTCTCCCGAGAATGCTCATCTCCTTCGGCTTCCTCATCCTGGCCTTGGTAATCGTTCGCTTCAATACGATTGTTCACCCTTTCACACTGGCCGACAATCGCCACTACAACTTCTACATCTTCAAGCTCCTGCTCCGGCCCTGGTGGGTCAGATACATGGTCACGCCAGTCTACGTGGTCACAGCCTGGGCGTGTCTCGAACAACGTGGTGAGGCGCCAATCGCGGACCCGTCCAAGTCCGGCGAGACATCACCAGCTTCGGGCAGAATGGCAGCAGCCTACGAGCAAGGCACAGAAAAACGCAATACCGAGAGCAGCCAGCGCATCCTGCGCCTTGCGGACGGAAAGTCCTCAGCCATGGTCTCCTTCCAGCTCGTTTGCGTGCTCACAGCAGCGCTCTCACTATGCTCTGCTCCACTGGTTGAGCCGCGATACTGCATCATCCCCTTCGTAATCTGGAGGATCCATCTTCCGCTCTACGCCGTGGATGTCACAAGGGACATGGGCAAGAAGGGAAAACCCAGCTGGAGTGCTGTACTGGCAGATTATGATTTCCGCGTCGTCATTGAGACGATCTGGTTTTTGATCATCAATGCGGTAACGGGTTACATTTTCTTGTACAAGACCTTTGAGTGGAAGAGTGAGCCCGGGGGTTTGCAGAGGTTCATGTGGTAGATTTGTGTAGGCTTGAGTATGGACTATGTCTTCATGGCGATCTTGTTCGGGTCGCTTCGTCATGCTCTCCCTTTGCGCCAATGCAAGCTGCAGAACGAGATCGGGAGATATTCAGCCATACCGCTCGCCTCGCTCTTTCAAGTCTTGCGGTCTCCGCCAAGTACCGTCACTCCGAACCAACGAGCTAGAGACGGTGGCCTGGAGACGCGAGCTCGTTTTGCGCGATGCAGCTCTACTGtaggaacagaaacttgcGCTGGTTAGAACACATGCTGGCATACCTACTCGATCGCGGCGACTTCAAGGTACGGCCAACGGATGAGTTCGAAGAGTTCGAAGAGTGAGCAATCACGGAAGAGCCATGTACAAACCTTCTGGAGCGATGGACATGATCGAACGCTGAACATTGAGTACGAGAGGAAGATGGCTGGATTTGCTGTACAGTATGTGCCTCTACAGGATATTGGTTAGATCGAGGAGAGATTGAGAGGTCTAAAGTGGTCAGAGATATGTTGTACAAGGAAAGGTGGCCCTGTTCTTCAGTAATGTGAAAGGGGAAGTGGAGCTAGAAGCCTGAAATGTATTACTTCCATCTCGCTATCGTGGATCTCCTAGCGACGTTCATCGTACCGTCTATGTCCGACTAACAAGCTCTCATCCTTTCGGCCTGCTTCCGCACACCTGCCGTAATGCCAAATCTGCCGGTCAAAAGTCACCACAGGCCATGGTGCTTAGAGCAAATCGTTGTCGTATATGCCTCCGCATGTATTGATTTCGTGCGTTGTGTGACAGACCGGTCTCGACCCTCTCCCATGTGTATTGCTGTCCCCGCGCGGATCAGCGGCTGTCGCATGTTGGCGCTTCCTGAGGCAAGTCGTTGCGCAAGGGCGAGCACAACATGCCAAGTAACCGCGCCCGATGTAGTCTATGGTGCAGCCCTGAAGTGGTCTATCCGCAAGCGAGATACTTTGTGATCTGGTTGCCGTCGGCCTGAAGATGCTCCGTGACCGTGGCTGGTGAGTGCCGCAGGAAGGATGGGTAGTTCATGCTTTGTGGCCCAAGGCATTGAATGTAGTGCTTTGAGTGCTGAACCCGTTCCACGCACAATTAGAGTAGCGCTGGGGAACAGGATCGTGTGGTATGTATCGGTAACAAGAAGTCGGTGCATCAAGCTTCCGCGGCTGCTGGGACCTCTTTAGTTGGCTCTCCTCCAAAGTTTGACAAGCCTGAGGATAAATCCACATTGGGCCAAGGCTTCTTGATCGCATCTTGTAGCCGGACGATGCTGTATTTAGGTCCCGGGACAGCTCCGCTTACTACCACGATACCGTTCTCTCGGTCCACCTTCATGACCTTCAGGTTCTGGACTGTATGACCTTCACCTCCCATGCGTCCCGCCATCTTCTTGCCAGGGAGGACACGCGAACCGCTTCCTTGACTGGCACCTGCGGAACCCATGGCTCTGTGGGTAAGCGAGTTACCATGTGATGCTGGCTGACCACTGAATCCCCAACGCTTCATGCCTCCTGCGAATCCCATTCCTCTTGTAGTGCCTCGTGCATCGACGTATTGACCTTCCTGAAAGAGATCTGCCGTGATGATGCTGCCGACATCAGGCAGGCCTTCCTCGTTCTTGACACGGAACTCTGCCAAGTGGCGCTTGATGGGAACGTTGCTCGCGGCGAAATGACCCCTCTCCGGTCTCGTGACATTGCGTGCCTCCTTTGTGCCTGCACCGACCTGGACAGCCCAGTAGCCGTGTACATCTCGTCTCTTATGCCCGGTGACCTGGCATCGATCGAGTTGCAGGACTGTGCATGCTTCGCGCTTGGCCGTGGTCGGATCGTATATGCCCGTCATGCCCTTCTTGATCGCGAGTGTACCGGTGCGTAGTGGAAAGTTGTGTTCCTTGCGCAAGAATGCCGCATCCTGAGATGCTCCTAGAGTGGGCATACCCTTCAGGTGGTTGAAGCGCTCAGGGTGTGTTCCTCCTCGCTGTTTTGGCTGGATTGACCTGATCGTGCGTACGAACTGACACGGTACAGACGGGCACAGAAAGCGAGGTGGCACCGTAAAGAGCGGCGTGGGTGGTGCTGGAGGCATGATGGCGATGGTAGATGTGATGGGTGGTGGACGATCGGGAGTGGAATGCTCAATGCATTGTACGTGATCTGGATCTCGCTTATGCGGGCAAGCCTTTGTCACCGAACGAGATATATGGCCACAGTATTGCCACTTTTGGGCATCATGGTAGACATTCCCAACTCTGCTACATTTCTTCCTCCTTGCTTCTCATCTCACAGACTCACACGTTGCGGTCGTGCTATATCACAATTTTGTTGAGAACGATATGATCGATGCCTCATAACAATTCAACACGATGAAGTCTCATAAGTCAGCCATGTTGGCCCAGCACCACGGTCACTCAATGCACGGCGTTGCTGTATGCAGTGTCACAGTATGCGAAACAATCTCGCAGACTACCCGATGACATGGAAACTTCTCACGGAGCAGCGCATACGAGTCGAGCCGATGCGGCTATCGCGTCCGTCGTGGGATGTCAGGCAGTTGGAGGCCTAAAGCAGACACCACACCAGGGATTGCTCCCTGCCGCTCCATGTCGTGCAACCATCGTTGCGAGGACCTTGCCCTTCCCCCTAGCAAGACGTGGGATGCCCTCATTGCTGGCATCGTCGATGTTGGAGTCTTCGACGGTTGCGCGGCCGGTTGTCTGCTGCATGGCACCGCCATAACACACGGATTACAGCGCTGACCAATGCTCACTTTGACAGACGGGACGTTGAAAGGTGTGGCTTCAACAGCAGAGGCGAAGTATATGCCTGATGCATGACAGTCTAGGAAACTTCCACATGCAGACACATTCCCAGTGGACTGGATCAGGGCGGAATGGGTGACTGTTCCGAGCAGGGCATCCATGCTTGGGCCGCCGGTCCGCTCTCCACACCCACACTCGCAACTCTGCAGCCGCTGCAGCGCGTGTCGATTTGAGACAGCAGATCGAGCATCTCCAGCAGCGTCGGAGCTGAACAGCGATCTAATGTCAGACGAATGAAGGAGCGACGGGCAAACATACACATGACGAGAGAGGCCTGTTCATATCTGTGGACACAAGCGCAAGCCACTGGACCCAGCGCGGTGGTAACGAAGAGTAGCGAAATACAGGGATCTTGATATAACCTGGTCCATTTTTCAGTCATGCGTCTGACTGGCTGATTGAACTGCGGTCAAACAACGTGAACGTTGGTGCGGCAGCTCGAGCAAGGCCGCTTCTCGAGCGGACTCGATTCGTTGAGATGTCTCGCAAATGCCTGCTGCCGTCGCCCAGCGCCGTGTGTCACTCCTGATGACAGATCTCGGGCTTTTCAAGGCGCACAACATCGAGCATGCTACGAAACAGACGCCGGCCAGCTTCCCGCTTGGTCAGGGCCACTGTATCGGTGACACTTCCAGCCTTGCTTGAGCGCTCAAGCCAAAGCGTGATGAAGTCGACCACGACCCATGAGACGCCGTGTTACACCAGTCGGCTGAGCCGTTCGTTGCGTAAGAAACTGTCGGGTCGGGACGTCTTCCACTGCAGGAAGGTCCGGACTGGGATACTAGCGAGCTACGCGCGCAAGCGTGCAAGGCTAACGCGGATCGTATCGCCGGATAACGTGCACATGAACTCCGAACGAGCGAACTGGAGAGCATACCGAACGACGTGTCCCGTCAAAGCATAGCACACGAAGCAGCATGACCGACCAGTGCAGCACAAGCGTGCAGATGGCTGCGACCGAGGCGAACGATGCCGCGTGGATTCGTAAGGAGTGGAGATGTCTGTGAGCAGCAGTGAACACGCTCCATCTCCAGGCGCCGTCGGCACCGCATGGTATGCATGGTTTATTGCAAGACCTGGGCTGGTCATCACGCACGCTAACGCCAGACACACTCGTGCGGTCGTGCCCAACAGTCGTTGAGTCCTCCCTCCCCTCCCCTCACTACTGGACTGACCGCACACCTCGACCTGTGCCTGTGCCGCCCTTCGCTCGCTATGGCGGGTAGCAGCAACGCTGGTTTGCCTGGTGTCAGACGACCTGCTGCTCCCCAAAGGCTTCGGCTCGCTGGCGCTGATTGGGCGATCCCAGTGCCTTTTCGTCAACTGCGTGGCTGCATGCAGCTGGCCGTCACCGTCACCGAATGCGCCATCGTCCGGACAGGCATAGACGCCTGCTGCGCATCGGCCGCCCTGCACTGGCCAACGGACGGGTGGAAGCAACACTCGCGGCGGCACGCATTTGAAGCTTAATCAGGCGCTGGCTTAGCGCAAGTTGAATGGATCCCAGTTAGCCGCGCGCGCCAGCCGGAAGCGCAATATGTGCTGGCCGCCCACCTTTCTCCTCTGTTTCCATCCATTCTGCCTCGCGTCTTTGCATGAACACACAGTCTGATCGTGCTCCTTGCGTCGGCGTCGCCCGGGACCACGACCATCGGCCAAGCGGAACCTCTGTGCGCTCGGcagcccgatcgtcgctccATTCCTCGGACTCGGCTAGCATCCTAATCAGACACCTGCACGCCTGCAGGGCTGTCCAGCATTGACCCGCCTCAGCAACCGCGCCGCAATCCAACACCTTTCTCAGGCTCTGCAGTGGCCATTCCAAATCTCTGCGTCCATCGCAGCTGCCTCAGGAAACACCTCACAACTTGCCATTCACTTGACCCATTGCAACAGGCAACATAGCCTTAATCAGATTGTGCCATTAGCCGACATCAAGCGCGATTCGCGCACAGTGTGGTACAAGAGACGAAAGACGACTCTCTATCCCACGCAGCTGCGGCCAGGTCCACTTCCTGCATGAAACAGCTCCGGATCGAATCTGGCGATCAGGCATTGGCGAACGGGTTAGAAAACAGTGCTTGATGCTTCATGAACCAGATTTCAGCACCGCCGTACGACAAAACTGGCCGCCGTGCCGATTCGCCAATGCGCGAAGAAGCTCGTCTCTCCACTGAGGTGCCACTGAACGGGCATATCTCACATGGTCTCCCGACGCCTGCAAACGATGTGCCATCTTCTGGCTTCACGGCAGTCAATGGCGATTCACACCTTTACCCTTCTTTCCGCCCCGACGAATCAGCTAGACCACCGGTAGCAATGACGAATGGAGATCATAGGCCTCAGGATCGTCCAGCACCGTATCCTGGACCTGGAGCATACCCGAACCACGGATGGCAACCCGATGAGCGACGACCTGATGAAGTTGACATCAACAGAGCACGACCAGAAAGCCCAGGACTCGGCAAGCGCAAGCGCGCAGACTCTCGCAGCAATGGCGCTCGCGAAGACGCAAGGGATGAATTTCAATACTCCCGTGGCTATCAGTCGCCGAAACGACGAATGATGGTACTCAATTCGGGCGGTATTGGCGCAACTGAGAAATTGGCGGAAGCGCGATCGTTTTCTGATGGAGGTGGGGATCTTCCAGAAGCCACCACCGGTACTTATGAGCGGTATGTATTGGCAATGACACTGGACTATGCTCGATACGCTAACATCACATAGTGATCCAACACCCACAGCAAGGTGGGATAATGCATCACCTCCTCCACAGCCCAGGCCAGAGGTTGAAGCTGAACTAGCAAAGGCCGCCCAAGCATTTGCTGCCACAGACAAGGCTCCACTGCCTGCTCAGCACAGCGCAAGTCCTCCGGACGATGATCGCTACGACCGCTCACGATCACAGCAATACACTCCAGAGGCTGGAGACGCACAAGCTGGAGACAGCTCCGACCCGAAGAAACGAAAACGAAACTTCAGCAACCGCACGAAGACTGGCTGTCACACTTGCCGCTCGCGCAAGAAAAAGTGTGACGAGGGGAAACCCATCTGCGAGAATTGCAAGCGAGGCGCCTTCGAATGTGGCGGCTATGGGCCCAAGCCGCCTGGAGGTGCCAAAATAAGCGCTGCGAGGACGAATTTGCACATCCAATCCAAGCCGCAGTACGAAGCGCCTCAGCCTTTCTACGATGCCCGTCATCATCGCCCTCCTTCGCCTCGACCTCCGCCACATTGGGATGCTGTCCGGCCAGATCCTTACAGTGCGCCGTATCGGTATGCTCAACCAGGACCAATGGATGCGCGGCCGCCTAGCTCCCGTGACAGTTGGGCCGGTCGACCTCCAGCCTGGGCAGGTCCTGAACATCCACAGTACATGCACGAGCGTCTGCCGCCTCCCGTGGAGCTTGCGGGTATACCGCCGCCACCGCCTCCAGGGCATATACACAGTTATCCTCACGACCCACGAGGTCCGCCGCCTGGGGCATGGGCGCAACCGCCAAGTCTACCCCATTATCGAGCCCCTCCAGGTCCTCCTACCGTAATCAGTTCTCGCGAAAGCGTAACGACATCACACTCCGGCCATGCCACATCGCTACCAGGGTTCCCAAGCCACGGACCACCGACAGATAGGACGAAGATGATGACGGGTCAACCTTATAGACACTTTATCGACGACGAGTTGATAAGAGACCGACAATCATGCAGACGGGCAGTAGAGTCATACAACCAAGCCTGCGCCGCCAGCTCGACCGCTTCTGACGCCGAGAAGGTGCGGCACTTTCGATCGATCAGGGATCCCAGGGCGCGAACGTTCAGCGAGACAATGGTCACCACCTGGCAAGGGCCGACCGGGACATGTGGATCACGCACAATCGTCGAGAGTCCATTTACCTGCGAGTATGGGTATAATGTCAACCTTGGCAACGATGTGGTGATACAAGCAAACTGTGTGATGCAGGATGCGTGCACGATCTCGATCGGTGACAGGACCATCGTTGGACCCAATGTCAAGTTCTACTGCATGACTGCTAGCGTCGATTCAGGCTTGCGCAAAGGCAGCCAAGGGATGTTCCTGGCGGGCGCCATCAAAGTGGAAGAGGATTGCTTCATAGGTGCGGACGTAATCATTATGCCCTTCAGGACGATTGGAAAGGGAGCTGTCGTCGGTGCAGGCTCAGTCGTCACTAAAGTGAGTAGCAATAAGTCTTTAACGTTGCAATCAAGACTAACCATTACCCTAGGACGTAGCACCCTTCACCATCGTGGCCGGAAATCCCGCCAAGCCGGTCCGCAAACGCATCGAGCCTGGGCCGAATGTTGACAACCACGACCATGATATACAAGAGCAAAATGAGAAGATGATACAGCTCATGAAAGAGAATAGAGTTGCAACTACCCGCGATGGTATACTGCAATCTGCGTAACTCGTTGGACATCTACATTTAGATCTGGCACAATCAAGGACCTTCACTGCCGTTTCTCTATCAATTCTAGACCGTTCTCACCATTCACTTAGTGTCATGAAACATTCCGTAAGCTCAAGGCGCCCGCAATACAGGCGGCTGATGCTGCACGACCGGAGGCCAGCATTGCGACATCCGCGAATAACTACTTTCTGAGCGGGTGTGTCGCGGCCAGGCAATGTCATCACCTTTAGATCTAAGTTCCATGGCATTTCTATTGTTACCAGTCCGTTCTGTGACCTTCGCAGTCGTCTCTCGTACGGTAAGAAAGCGTGAATCCCTTGACGATAGTTCGAGAGAAATGTCGACAGTATTTCATCGACGGCACAATCATCAAAGGCCAATGGCGTCATGAGAGCGCGGAATGGCTGTCTTCAAGCGCTTTGATGTCATGGTCTGTGCTTGTCACATGTGAATGTTTGAGACGATTGGCCAGCTGGTGTGAACGGGGGTAGAAGGATCTCGCGTTGCGTGGAATAGACTTCTCATGGCTGCGACTGTGCGCTCAGGATCTGGTTATATGCCTTTGACGCGAAGTCGACAGTAAGGAGAGACATCGGCGACCATTATTCGAGCAATATAATCCGCGAAACCGCCGCTAAAGGTCATGTACGCCGTGTTGTTGTGCTGAGTCCCCAGCCTTACATTTCAGAACGCCATCGCTAACAGCAAGACCTAATCATAACCCAGCAAAATCCATGCAGCATGAACCACTAACCCAGACGCAACTTCCCCTCGTCCCGATTACTCTCCTGCTCCAGCTCAATATACCCCAACCTCAACAACTCCCTAATCTCAAAATCTTTCCCCTTCCTCGCGATATCCCACTTGGTCTGCACCATCCCCTTGATCACCTTCTCCCTCTCCTCATTGAGATAGTCAATCTGAGTCGCCGTCAAAATCATCTCGTAAATCAGATCCGGGCGCTGCATGGTGGCGATCTGGCCGGCTGTCGGGAGCAGAGTGACATGTCTTGCGTCCCGCATGAGATCACGGAATATCAGGCCGTAGCGTTCCTCGAAGTAGGCGGCGAGGCTGTGAATTTCGATGCGGATTTCTTGGGTTCGTTCGATGCCGTAGGTGATGGCGTCGCGGAGGTTTTGGTTGGTGAAGGCGTCGGAGCCGATGAGCTCGACTTCGCGTTGGCGCTCGACGCGTTTGCCATCGCCGTGCCGGGCGTTGGGAGTGGTGAGCCAGCGCTTGAGGTCTGATAGTCTGTCGATGGTTGTCATGCGGTAGGGTCGCGGCTTGGCTTCAGGTGGGTCGTAGTGTGACTCGAAGCAGTCAGTGTAATGGCAGGTCTAGATTGAATCGATAAGTATATAAGTGAATGTGAGGGAGGGTGGAGTACTTACTGGTGCGTGGCTGGTGATGTCTTTGCCATTGCGGTGCTGATATACGCATGATGATCTGGGTGTGATGGCGATGTCAGACTCGAACACGATCGTCTTCTTGTGTGTGGCCCGGGGCTGGCTGCTGCTAGTCGAGGCGGTGCTGTCCACGTTGATCTTGCTGTCTGCTGCGCCATCCGTTGGCTTCAGCTCGTCCGGGCCCCGTTCGTGCGATGGTTCTGATGGTGGTGCTGCTATGATCAGGTCAGCCCAAGCACATGCTGT
Proteins encoded in this window:
- a CDS encoding Dol-P-Glc:Glc(2)Man(9)GlcNAc(2)-PP-Dol alpha-1,2-glucosyltransferase; amino-acid sequence: MASVWEVALAAPLNTWFAAVNKHVTEPYLDEVFHVRQAQHYCQGHWDVWDPKITTPPGLYFISYLLSPIMGCSITALRAANVICLVALCIIIRATYDARRKTNNESGPMSQILTYHSSLNIVLFPPIFFFSALYYTDIASTLSVMASYWYFLIQLSNKETTFTGTMIQVVLGIISLTFRQTNIFWVAVGPAALTAIVELDRGHRVVKDSMYRRTQGFGDTTYSVAKTSWKMDVIYDPPAKDARIEDYLRTTVSIVVCAAKAMTQPKRVARLATALAPYITLMVLFASFILWNGSVVLGDKSNHNATIHIAQMLYLWPFIAFFAWPLLLPHFILLPLIFISRLGQLAHVEPLQVFRRRDFLPRMLISFGFLILALVIVRFNTIVHPFTLADNRHYNFYIFKLLLRPWWVRYMVTPVYVVTAWACLEQRGEAPIADPSKSGETSPASGRMAAAYEQGTEKRNTESSQRILRLADGKSSAMVSFQLVCVLTAALSLCSAPLVEPRYCIIPFVIWRIHLPLYAVDVTRDMGKKGKPSWSAVLADYDFRVVIETIWFLIINAVTGYIFLYKTFEWKSEPGGLQRFMW
- a CDS encoding 54S ribosomal protein L9, mitochondrial, which gives rise to MPPAPPTPLFTVPPRFLCPSVPCQFVRTIRSIQPKQRGGTHPERFNHLKGMPTLGASQDAAFLRKEHNFPLRTGTLAIKKGMTGIYDPTTAKREACTVLQLDRCQVTGHKRRDVHGYWAVQVGAGTKEARNVTRPERGHFAASNVPIKRHLAEFRVKNEEGLPDVGSIITADLFQEGQYVDARGTTRGMGFAGGMKRWGFSGQPASHGNSLTHRAMGSAGASQGSGSRVLPGKKMAGRMGGEGHTVQNLKVMKVDRENGIVVVSGAVPGPKYSIVRLQDAIKKPWPNVDLSSGLSNFGGEPTKEVPAAAEA
- a CDS encoding Putative acetyltransferase codes for the protein MNQISAPPYDKTGRRADSPMREEARLSTEVPLNGHISHGLPTPANDVPSSGFTAVNGDSHLYPSFRPDESARPPVAMTNGDHRPQDRPAPYPGPGAYPNHGWQPDERRPDEVDINRARPESPGLGKRKRADSRSNGAREDARDEFQYSRGYQSPKRRMMVLNSGGIGATEKLAEARSFSDGGGDLPEATTGTYERDPTPTARWDNASPPPQPRPEVEAELAKAAQAFAATDKAPLPAQHSASPPDDDRYDRSRSQQYTPEAGDAQAGDSSDPKKRKRNFSNRTKTGCHTCRSRKKKCDEGKPICENCKRGAFECGGYGPKPPGGAKISAARTNLHIQSKPQYEAPQPFYDARHHRPPSPRPPPHWDAVRPDPYSAPYRYAQPGPMDARPPSSRDSWAGRPPAWAGPEHPQYMHERLPPPVELAGIPPPPPPGHIHSYPHDPRGPPPGAWAQPPSLPHYRAPPGPPTVISSRESVTTSHSGHATSLPGFPSHGPPTDRTKMMTGQPYRHFIDDELIRDRQSCRRAVESYNQACAASSTASDAEKVRHFRSIRDPRARTFSETMVTTWQGPTGTCGSRTIVESPFTCEYGYNVNLGNDVVIQANCVMQDACTISIGDRTIVGPNVKFYCMTASVDSGLRKGSQGMFLAGAIKVEEDCFIGADVIIMPFRTIGKGAVVGAGSVVTKDVAPFTIVAGNPAKPVRKRIEPGPNVDNHDHDIQEQNEKMIQLMKENRVATTRDGILQSA
- a CDS encoding DNA replication complex GINS protein PSF2; amino-acid sequence: MALPLPPGLTPNEVGFLCEMELVTITPRQRLESLELLGGPTERLNPPFPAQLPLWLALLLKRQNRANISPPSWLSVDALTNMLELETSDILAGSLAPGPTMSEATGVAMPSDPYLAQSSLEISAPFTRDSSTARAPADALPYHWLELSHLLLSHASDDFDDPDAVRRLVRDLREVRMSKLRKGYKVLDASGSLKINGVGGMEIAEVRGFVGGVIDGLRKINKSREEARREEMEEEGGGLGSSSYQDEDDDMQL